In the Theobroma cacao cultivar B97-61/B2 chromosome 1, Criollo_cocoa_genome_V2, whole genome shotgun sequence genome, one interval contains:
- the LOC18612724 gene encoding uncharacterized protein LOC18612724, protein MSEFSLASTTAKKKTHLSSLLLSDFMLFCSFILSHPLYFSYFIFFSPYLFKIFSFLSPLFVTTTLLLLALFTLTPSFVNQAGSCYLELPESKVSFLLTTYQTLVETLRSKTDDESEGFACLEELEAYKIVFETSTTLEIRENPDQVLELESKEDGLQAVEAPVDKGSSRESKSLGVPETLTSIILDEKSAEIARPETNQVMAVVKIFEDFLQEKEGVENLSSKKREKEAKSLSVESNKGEEQKEEAFMRSGSKAILGNKISDPKVRADNGGEHAAKAMVNSKRVIANWSTENDGDNSSSKVTDNNKTMGSSLGNFGSMRKEKEWKRTLACKLFEERHNVDGGEGMDLLWETYETDSNKVQLKSSSKKGKKGGNEYYDDEDDYEEDSDGQLCCLQALKFSAGKMNLGMGRPNLVKISRALKGIGWLHHVSSRHGKKGYH, encoded by the coding sequence ATGTCTGAATTTTCTTTGGCTTCGACAACTGCCAAGAAGAAAACTCACTTGTCTAGCCTTTTGCTCTCTGACTTTATGCTCTTTTGTTCTTTCATTCTCTCCCACCCACTCTACTTCTCttacttcatcttcttctctcCTTACCTCTTCAagattttctctttcctttcacCTCTCTTTGTTACTACTACTCTTTTGCTACTTGCCCTTTTCACTCTCACTCCCAGCTTTGTCAACCAAGCTGGCTCCTGCTACCTCGAATTACCAGAATCCAAGGTTAGTTTCCTACTAACTACCTACCAAACACTCGTTGAAACATTGAGGTCTAAAACTGACGATGAAAGCGAAGGCTTTGCATGCTTGGAAGAGCTTGAAGCGTATAAGATCGTGTTTGAAACGTCAACTACTCTTGAAATTAGAGAAAACCCCGATCAAGTTTTGGAACTGGAGTCCAAAGAAGATGGCTTGCAAGCTGTTGAAGCTCCCGTTGACAAGGGTTCGAGCCGTGAAAGCAAGAGTCTAGGTGTACCTGAAACATTGACAAGCATTATTTTAGATGAAAAATCAGCGGAGATTGCGCGTCCAGAAACTAATCAGGTAATGGCGGTAGTGAAGATCTTTGAAGACTTCTTGCAAGAAAAGGAGGGGGTTGAAAATTTGTCGtccaaaaagagagaaaaagaagccAAGTCACTAAGCGTGGAGTCCAATAAAGGTGAGGAACAGAAAGAAGAAGCATTCATGAGAAGCGGATCCAAGGCGATATTGGGGAATAAAATAAGTGATCCAAAAGTGAGAGCTGATAATGGCGGGGAGCATGCTGCCAAAGCAATGGTGAATTCCAAAAGAGTGATAGCTAATTGGAGTACTGAAAATGATGGAGACAATTCCAGTTCCAAAGTTACAGACAACAACAAAACAATGGGTTCAAGTCTCGGGAATTTCGGGTCAATGAGGAAAGAAAAGGAGTGGAAGAGGACATTGGCATGCAAGCTTTTCGAGGAGAGACACAATGTGGATGGAGGTGAAGGGATGGATTTGCTTTGGGAGACATATGAAACTGATTCCAATAAGGTCCAACTGAAAAGCAGctcaaagaaaggaaagaaaggtgGCAACGAGTACTACGATGATGAGGATGACTATGAGGAAGACTCAGATGGGCAGTTGTGCTGCTTACAGGCTCTTAAGTTCTCAGCTGGGAAGATGAATTTAGGAATGGGAAGGCCTAATCTTGTCAAGATCTCCAGGGCCCTGAAAGGGATTGGATGGTTGCACCATGTTAGCAGCAGGCATGGCAAGAAAGGGTATCACTGA
- the LOC18612725 gene encoding wound-induced basic protein produces MIYDVNSPLFRSFLSQKGGSSDKRKMEEQKPKEQRPKASENKPVMTE; encoded by the exons ATGATCTACGACGTCAATTCTCCTCTCTTCCGCTCATTCCTCAGCCAGAAGGGCGGCTCCTCCGACAAGAG GAAAATGGAGGAGCAGAAGCCTAAGGAACAGAGACCCAAAGCAAGTGAGAATAAGCCAGTCATGACAGAGTAA